One segment of Podarcis muralis chromosome 17, rPodMur119.hap1.1, whole genome shotgun sequence DNA contains the following:
- the PSPN gene encoding persephin: protein MEVAGLESHISPEITKHIKGKLFGAISLRCLFDPAAATAGSEMFQVNAATSGKPPLSAAPPKSISPQRDLGRISSRNFHSRILGSLKDLTISDGEPRAALDRNTNGSNFHQSHRTQPFYQKNALDTEENTQTSQGASLDTAGLQNSLLKSLLGPARIRPKRRAWERPEDRECRLRSLQVRVKDLGLGYSSEETILFKYCSGSCPKARSNHDLTLSALLQRSEIPALGDPCCRPTHYEDVAFLDDSHQWQEVEQLSAAACSCVG, encoded by the exons ATGGAAGTGGCTGGTCTGGAGTCGCACATTAGCCCAGAGATCACAAAACACATTAAGGGGAAGCTCTTTGGAGCCATTAGTCTCAGGTGTCTTTTTGACCCTGCAGCAGCCACAGCCGGCTCTGAGATGTTTCAGGTCAACGCAGCAACAAGCGGAAAG CCGCCACTGTCAGCAGCTCCTCCCAAAAGCATTTCACCACAGCGGGATCTGGGCAGAATAAGCTCCAGGAATTTCCATTCAAGGATTCTGGGCTCTCTTAAAGATTTAACCATTTCGGATGGGGAGCCAAGGGCAGCATTGGACAGAAACACCAATGGTTCCAATTTCCATCAAAGCCACAGGACGCAGCCATTCTACCAGAAAAACGCACTGGACACAGAAGAGA ATACGCAGACCTCCCAAGGAGCATCCCTGGACACGGCAGGCCTCCAGAACAGCCTGCTCAAGTCACTTCTTGGCCCAGCCAGGATCCGTCCCAAGCGGCGCGCATGGGAGAGGCCTGAGGACCGGGAGTGCCGCCTGCGAAGCCTGCAGGTTCGCGTCAAGGACCTGGGCTTGGGCTACAGCTCCGAGGAGACCATCCTCTTCAAGTACTGCAGCGGCAGCTGCCCCAAGGCCCGCAGCAACCATGACCTGACCCTCTCCGCTCTGCTGCAGAGGAGCGAGATACCGGCCTTGGGGGACCCCTGCTGCCGCCCCACACACTATGAGGATGTGGCTTTCCTGGATGACAGTCACCAGTGGCAGGAGGTGGAGCAGCTTTCGGCCGCTGCCTGCAGCTGTGTGGGCtga
- the ALKBH7 gene encoding alpha-ketoglutarate-dependent dioxygenase alkB homolog 7, mitochondrial codes for MQSRCALGARRAHCAARRCAERALHGREGAPGQVAAASSEALLRRLVAGGASVVPGFLSEEEEALLAREVEAPLRRGRYQDAHWDGVIHRYRETERSHWSKESQEILQRVRDTAFPPGVPQLAQVHVLDLDKTGYIKPHIDSVKFCGCTIAGLSLLSSSVMRLVSEQNGHDWLDLLLERRSLYILRGPARYEFTHEILKDEESFFDGRKIPRERRISVICRNLPLPSTPP; via the exons ATGCAGAGCCGGTGCGCCCTGGGCGCACGGAGGGCGCACTGTGCTGCGCGGCGATGCGCCGAGCGGGCGCTGCACGGCCGGGAAGGCGCTCCGGGGCAGGTGGCGGCGGCGTCGAGCGAGGCGCTGCTGCGGAGGCTGGTGGCGGGCGGCGCGTCGGTGGTGCCGGGCTTCCTGAGCGAGGAAGAAGAGGCGCTGCTGGCGCGGGAGGTGGAGGCGCCGCTGCGCCGAGGCCGCTACCAGGACGCGCACTGGGACGGG GTTATTCATAGGTACCGCGAGACAGAACGATCACATTGGAGCAAGGAGAGTCAGGAGATCCTGCAAAGGGTCCGGGATACAGCTTTCCCCCCGGGAGTGCCGCAGCTCGCTCAAGTTCACGTCCTGGATTTGGATAAAACTGGCTACATAAAGCCTCACATAGACAGTGTCAAG TTCTGTGGCTGCACCATTGCAGGCCTTTCCCTGCTGTCCTCAAGCGTGATGCGCCTGGTCAGTGAGCAGAACGGGCACGACTGGCTGGACCTGCTTCTTGAACGCCGTTCTCTCTACATCCTCAG GGGGCCAGCTCGCTATGAATTCACTCACGAGATCCTTAAAGATGAGGAATCCTTTTTCGATGGAAGGAAGATCCCCCGTGAGCGGAGGATCTCTGTCATCTGCCGAAACCTCCCCTTGCCATCTACTCCGCCGTAG